The segment TAACGCTTTTATAATAGGAATAACGCGGTTTAATTCTTCTTCTAGAGGAATTTGTTGGGACCCTGGACGGGTTGATTGTCCCCCAATATCAAGGATATCTGCTCCTGACTTAATTAGGTTTCTAGCTTGGGTTAAAGCCGTTTCTAGGGTATTAAATTGACCTCCATCACTGAAACTATCGGGGGTTACATTAATGATTCCCATAATATAGGTTTTTTGTCCCCAATTAAAATAATATTTGCCTAATTTTAATGCAGTCATATTAGGTTAGAAAATAATAGATTTAAGCTTTGATTTTAACTAAAAAAATAATCAATTTTTTGACTTAGAGAGTATTAACATTAATCAAAAAACCTTAAACTAAATATTACTTCTGGCTCTCTAAAACAGAGGGACATAAATGGGCTAAACTACAGTTAGCACAATCGGGTTTTCTGGCACTACAAACGGCTCGGCCATGATAAATGATCCGAATAGAGAAATTTTCCCAGTCGGGTTGGGGTAAAAGCTTCATTAAATCCCGTTCAATTTTAACAGGATCAGTCTCTTTTGTTAGTCCTAAGCGTCCACTTAAGCGTTTAACGTGGGTATCTACCGTTACCCCTTGATTAATCCCAAATCCATGAGCAAGCACCACATTCGCCGTTTTTCGGGCAACTCCGGGCAAACTCAGTAACTGCTCCATCTGTTTAGGAACCTGTCCCTCAAACTCTTTAACGATTTTCTGGCAAGCTCCTTGGATATTTTTGGCCTTATTGCGATAAAATCCGGTAGAACGAATAATTTCCTCTAATTCCTCTCGATCAGCTTTAGCTAAGGACAACGCATCAGGAAAGCGAGAAAATAGCTTAGGGGTAACTTTATTGACTCGCTCATCGGTGCATTGCGCGGAAAGGATAGTAGCGACTAAAAGTTGCACCACGCTATCGTAGGTTAAGCTACAGGTAGCGTCAGGGTAAAGGCGTTTGAGTAAGACTAAAATCTCCAACGCCCTTTGTTTTTGACTCGTTCCCTGGCGGGTTTTATTCATAGGCTATTTGAGTGGGGAGGGTGGGAAGATAGGTTAACTTTTCGCTGTTCCCTGTTCCCTGTTCCCTAATTACAAACCAATTTGCTGAAATAACTCTTGGAAAAAGGCTAAATTAAGGGTATCACGAACAATTAAGAATAGTCCTAAACTCAGCAGTAAGACTAAACCTGTTTGCATGATCCCTTCTTGGAGTTTGTTGGGTAAAGGTTTGCCGAGTAACCCTTCTATTAATAGAAAGGCTAATTGACCCCCATCAAGGGCAGGTAAGGGCAGAATATTAATAATAGCCAGATTAATACTAATTAAAGCTCCGAATTGAAAGAGATTTCCCGCATCATTTTGGGCAATACTCGCTCCATATTCGACAATTTTCACAGGACCGGCTACTTGTTTCGCATTTTCTTGAAAATTACTGATCAATTGCCAGAACCCTTTGACGGTGAGGGTAGCTAAGTTTTGATAAGCATCGGCACTATAACTAAACGCTTCAAAAATACTGTGGGCTTGTCGTGATCTGATATTAGGAAGCAGTCCGACCCCAATTTTACCTTGTCCTTGATCGTTGGGTTTGGGGGTAACGGTAACAGAGAGAGTTTGATCGTCTCGCTTCAGGGTAAATTGGAGGGGTTGATTAGGAGAATTTTGTACCTTTTCAATAAAAAAGTCAGTTGATTGAGGAAAGTTATCTAATTTTGTGTCATTAACGGCGAGAATAACGTCCCCTGACTTAATTCCTGCTTCTATGGCTGCTGAGGTGGGTTCAACCGAGGGGATCACCAGTCCAGGTTGAATGTCTTGGATACCTACCGTGGCAACTTGTGCAACGAGGAGAAAGTAGGCGAAAATTAGATTAGCAATGACTCCAGCACTGATAACAATAGCTCGATCAAAAATAGGACGATTTCTCAGTAAATTTGGGTCATCAGGGGGAATATCGCTATCGGGATCATCGTCGGGAAATCCGACATAACCCCCCAAGGGAAAAGCGCGGATAGCATATTCGGTTTCAGAACCATCGTATTTAGCGAGAACAGGTCCAAAACCAATGGAAAAGCGGTTAACTCGGATACCTTGCCATCTAGCGGCGGCAAAATGGCCTAATTCGTGAACAACAATTAATAGGGCTAAAACAGCGATCGCTGCCAATACTGACATAGTGGATTCGTAAAGGACTTATTTTAACTTTCCTTATTCTAGAACAATTGGGGGGAGAAGGCCTGGAAATGGTGGGGAAACAGGAAAACGTTGAAGGTTGCCAACAAAAAATTGAATTAAACTTGCTAAAAATATTAATATTTTTTAAGACGTATTCTAATCTGTTAAGTATTCGGTTTGCTTTCCGAGTTTTGAGACTAGAATAGAGTAAAAGGTTGCATAAAAATCAGCGATCGTGGAGGGGGAATAAATAAAATGGAAAGCGATGAAAGATACCGCCGTGCTAGGGGTCGAGTTCATGTCCTAAAAGGTTTCTACATCCATTTAGCTATCTACATTGCCGTCATGATGCTCCTATTGATCATTGATTTTATGACTGGTGGTGGTTGGTGGTTTTACTGGCCGTTACTAGGATGGGGAATCGGTCTTTTTGCTCATGGATTTGTTGTGTTCGGAATTACCGGTTTCTTAGGAACAAAATGGGAGGAAAAAAAGACTCAAGATCTCATGGATTCTTACTCTAATCAATAGAAATTTCTAGGCTGTACTTGCTCATAATCTTTGGTTTTAGACTAAAAAAGTCCATAAAAAGTATGATAAAAAATCTAAAGATTTCCAAAGATTTGTGAAAATTGCCTCAATTTCTTGTTGGGGCAAAAATTATTTATGTTATACCAGAATTGTCAGGGAATAATGATGGAGCAATCAACGATGTTTTTACAACATAAACCGAGTGGTGATGTTCTTGAAGTCCTCAGCATCGATACTCTCTACGATCCTTGTGAAAGTACCATTATGGGAAGGTTTCACTGTGGAGAAGAAATGCAAGATCCCGAAAATTTTAAGAAATCAGAAGTCGCATTTGCTTCAGGAGAACCGTTACCCCGTTGTTGGGTAGATCCTAATTATCGACTCCAAGCAGCTTAAACACAACGCTATTTAGGTAGAGACGTTCTCCCCGAACGTCTCTTAAAGATTTCTGAGATTATTTTCTAGTGCCAAAGGAAACCTCAATTAACTTTAACAATTGTTCCTCGCTGACCGGCTAAAATTTCAGTAACCTGTTCTAATTTACCAATACCGGCCATTTTTCCAGTTGCTGTCACAAAACGACAAGCTGCTTCAACTTTAGGTTGCATGGAACCAGAAGCAAAGCGATAGTGGCTTAATTGTTGTGGGGTAACAGTTGAGAGAGGTTCTGCTTCAGGAGTCCCCCAATTCGCGTAAACAGCCTCCACATCCGTCAATAGGAGTAAGGCATCCGCTTGTAATTCCGTTGCCAGCAATGCGGTAGCTAAATCTTTATCGATCACCGCTTCCACCCCATAGATGCTACCGGAAGGGGTAACAATGACGGGAATGCCACCCCCACCCGTACAAACGACGAGGACTCCTGCTTTGATGAGTAAGCCAATAGTGGATAATTCTAGGATACGCTTAGGTTCAGGAGATGGCACAACCCGACGATAAGCATTGCCATCGGGTGCAATAGTCCACCCTCTTTCTTTAGCCAAGCGTTTTGCTTCTATTTCCGAATAAACTGCCCCAATAGGTTTAGTGGGGTGAGTAAAAGCCGGATCATTCGGGTCTACTTCAATTTGAGTCAACAGGGTAACGATAGATTGGTCTAATCGTTGATTATACAGTTCCTGTTCAATCAGATAACCGATCGCCCCTTCTGTTTCAGCATCGAGTACATCAAGAGGATAGGGTTTAACCCCCTGATAAGCTTCTGCTTGCATCGCTAACAGTCCCACTTGCGGTCCATTGCCGTGGGTAACAACGACTTGATGGTGTTTGGCAACACAGGCGATCGCTTGGGCTGCTTTTCTGATATTTTCTCGCTGTATTTCGACTTCTGGAGGTTGATTTCGCTGAATTAGAGCATTACCCCCCAAGGCAATAACAACTAGCATAATCAGTCCCCCAAGTGGTGAAGGGCGAGAAATTGCTCAATTTGCGACGATAAACTCGGTTGTCCTACCTCCGCAAATTCATAATGAGCACGGATGACAGGTTTGTTCAGAGTCATCAAGGCACTAAGATCGCTAGGGGTCGCTGCAACCACGACATCAACCTCCGCATTATTAATCGTGGTTTCTAATGCCTTCAAT is part of the Rippkaea orientalis PCC 8801 genome and harbors:
- the nth gene encoding endonuclease III → MNKTRQGTSQKQRALEILVLLKRLYPDATCSLTYDSVVQLLVATILSAQCTDERVNKVTPKLFSRFPDALSLAKADREELEEIIRSTGFYRNKAKNIQGACQKIVKEFEGQVPKQMEQLLSLPGVARKTANVVLAHGFGINQGVTVDTHVKRLSGRLGLTKETDPVKIERDLMKLLPQPDWENFSIRIIYHGRAVCSARKPDCANCSLAHLCPSVLESQK
- the rseP gene encoding RIP metalloprotease RseP; amino-acid sequence: MSVLAAIAVLALLIVVHELGHFAAARWQGIRVNRFSIGFGPVLAKYDGSETEYAIRAFPLGGYVGFPDDDPDSDIPPDDPNLLRNRPIFDRAIVISAGVIANLIFAYFLLVAQVATVGIQDIQPGLVIPSVEPTSAAIEAGIKSGDVILAVNDTKLDNFPQSTDFFIEKVQNSPNQPLQFTLKRDDQTLSVTVTPKPNDQGQGKIGVGLLPNIRSRQAHSIFEAFSYSADAYQNLATLTVKGFWQLISNFQENAKQVAGPVKIVEYGASIAQNDAGNLFQFGALISINLAIINILPLPALDGGQLAFLLIEGLLGKPLPNKLQEGIMQTGLVLLLSLGLFLIVRDTLNLAFFQELFQQIGL
- a CDS encoding 2TM domain-containing protein; this translates as MESDERYRRARGRVHVLKGFYIHLAIYIAVMMLLLIIDFMTGGGWWFYWPLLGWGIGLFAHGFVVFGITGFLGTKWEEKKTQDLMDSYSNQ
- a CDS encoding acetyltransferase encodes the protein MMEQSTMFLQHKPSGDVLEVLSIDTLYDPCESTIMGRFHCGEEMQDPENFKKSEVAFASGEPLPRCWVDPNYRLQAA
- the arcC gene encoding carbamate kinase, translating into MLVVIALGGNALIQRNQPPEVEIQRENIRKAAQAIACVAKHHQVVVTHGNGPQVGLLAMQAEAYQGVKPYPLDVLDAETEGAIGYLIEQELYNQRLDQSIVTLLTQIEVDPNDPAFTHPTKPIGAVYSEIEAKRLAKERGWTIAPDGNAYRRVVPSPEPKRILELSTIGLLIKAGVLVVCTGGGGIPVIVTPSGSIYGVEAVIDKDLATALLATELQADALLLLTDVEAVYANWGTPEAEPLSTVTPQQLSHYRFASGSMQPKVEAACRFVTATGKMAGIGKLEQVTEILAGQRGTIVKVN